One genomic segment of Chitinophaga sancti includes these proteins:
- a CDS encoding Crp/Fnr family transcriptional regulator — translation MTQNFIDKMFSALAAYFSDKINLTPQELEFMEAHCVSRGLKKKEFLLQEGEVCRFSAFVVSGCLRSYRLDDEGNEHTFKFVIKDWWITDNESYSNGTPAQFNIQALEESELVIVSKASFLLLLEQVPLLKPLVDRLQTNSYNASQQRIYKQISATPEERYQAFVEEYPDIFNRVPLHMVASYLGMSRETLTRVRSHFAKGK, via the coding sequence TTGACGCAAAATTTTATTGATAAGATGTTTAGTGCGCTGGCTGCATATTTTAGTGATAAGATCAATTTGACTCCGCAGGAGTTGGAGTTCATGGAGGCGCATTGTGTTTCCAGGGGTTTAAAAAAGAAGGAGTTTTTATTGCAGGAGGGAGAGGTGTGTAGGTTTAGTGCGTTTGTGGTGAGTGGGTGTTTGCGATCTTATCGGTTGGATGACGAGGGGAATGAGCATACATTCAAGTTTGTAATTAAGGATTGGTGGATTACGGATAATGAGAGTTATAGTAATGGTACGCCGGCGCAGTTTAATATACAGGCGTTGGAGGAGAGTGAGTTGGTGATAGTGTCGAAGGCGTCGTTTTTGCTTTTGTTGGAGCAGGTTCCTTTACTGAAACCTTTAGTGGATCGGTTGCAGACGAATAGTTATAATGCGAGTCAGCAAAGGATTTATAAACAGATCAGTGCGACGCCGGAAGAGCGGTATCAGGCATTTGTGGAGGAGTACCCGGATATTTTTAACAGGGTGCCATTGCATATGGTCGCTTCGTATTTAGGGATGTCAAGAGAGACGTTGACGAGAGTGAGGAGTCATTTTGCAAAGGGGAAGTAG
- a CDS encoding enoyl-CoA hydratase/isomerase family protein: MDKLNVDIRNGVAFASINNPPMNVLDAPLMISLAQFVATMQEDKTVQVIVFQSADPDYFIAHGDMNYIVNPASFADLATPEMLQAPINPMQQLHEQIRQLPQVTMAIIDGYVRGGGNELALACDMRFASLEKARFAQPETLMGIIPGGGGTQYLTRLIGRARALEVILSGELLDGQQAEKYGLVNRALPQATLHNYVNTLATRIANLPEDVAASAVKAIDANDLAIENQLCMSLFTRPVTLARTKAAMEAGAQTREGEKDLEGLLHKL; the protein is encoded by the coding sequence ATGGATAAATTGAATGTAGACATCAGGAATGGAGTAGCTTTCGCATCTATCAATAACCCGCCCATGAACGTGCTGGATGCCCCGCTCATGATCTCCCTGGCACAATTCGTCGCCACTATGCAGGAGGACAAAACCGTACAGGTCATCGTATTCCAAAGCGCAGATCCCGACTATTTCATCGCCCATGGAGACATGAATTACATCGTCAATCCCGCTTCCTTTGCCGACCTGGCCACCCCTGAAATGTTGCAGGCGCCGATCAATCCCATGCAACAACTACATGAACAGATCCGCCAGCTGCCACAGGTGACCATGGCTATCATTGACGGCTATGTACGTGGCGGGGGCAATGAACTGGCCCTTGCCTGCGACATGCGTTTTGCCTCCCTTGAAAAAGCGCGTTTTGCTCAACCAGAAACCTTAATGGGTATCATCCCCGGTGGTGGCGGCACCCAATACCTGACCAGGTTGATCGGCAGAGCACGTGCATTGGAGGTCATTCTCAGCGGAGAATTATTAGATGGGCAACAGGCAGAAAAATATGGCCTAGTTAATCGTGCATTGCCACAGGCTACCCTACATAATTACGTCAATACCCTCGCCACCCGCATCGCCAACCTCCCTGAAGATGTCGCGGCATCAGCTGTAAAAGCGATCGATGCAAACGATTTGGCCATAGAAAACCAGCTATGCATGAGCCTCTTCACCAGACCTGTTACCTTAGCACGCACCAAAGCCGCCATGGAGGCCGGTGCCCAGACACGTGAAGGCGAGAAAGACCTGGAAGGGCTGCTACATAAACTGTAA
- a CDS encoding Crp/Fnr family transcriptional regulator, producing the protein MQFLRDHIEKTLPLTGEEFSFVQTLFTTKKYKKHQYLIQEGEEVKYCYLVISGLLKLVYNDDNGKDHIVSFAMEDWWESDYYAFYTQSVATMSLECIEDTEVYCFSFENYKKLCTELPKMERFFLQKSTFGFLAAQRRILSLLTSNAKERYEQLLKQHPSLLQRVPKSLLAAYLGVSRETLSRLV; encoded by the coding sequence ATGCAATTTCTCAGAGACCATATAGAAAAAACGCTACCGCTCACAGGTGAAGAATTTTCATTTGTGCAGACACTCTTTACCACTAAAAAGTATAAGAAACATCAATACCTTATACAGGAAGGGGAGGAGGTAAAGTATTGTTACCTGGTCATTTCCGGCCTGTTAAAACTGGTATATAATGATGACAACGGGAAAGACCATATTGTCTCTTTCGCTATGGAAGACTGGTGGGAAAGCGACTACTATGCATTTTATACACAGTCGGTTGCCACTATGTCTTTAGAATGTATAGAAGATACAGAAGTCTACTGTTTCTCCTTCGAAAATTATAAAAAGCTTTGTACGGAACTTCCTAAAATGGAACGTTTTTTCCTGCAGAAATCTACCTTTGGTTTTCTGGCAGCACAGCGCCGTATTCTCTCCCTGCTTACGTCTAATGCCAAAGAGCGGTATGAGCAGCTGCTCAAACAACATCCGTCCCTGTTACAGCGGGTTCCTAAAAGTTTGCTGGCAGCCTACCTGGGGGTATCCAGGGAAACCCTGAGCAGGTTGGTGTGA
- a CDS encoding RidA family protein: METRSINPWTWQDERSYSQAIEVKNATSTLYCAGQAAVFPDGTSSNEDMKSQLLHAIANLEQVIATAGYSPKGIVRLNIYTTSSADLWPHFPLLQAWIEKHGIRQATTLMEVRSLFETLQVELEATVVK, translated from the coding sequence ATGGAAACAAGAAGCATCAATCCCTGGACCTGGCAGGACGAACGTAGTTATTCCCAGGCAATAGAAGTAAAGAACGCCACCAGCACCCTATACTGTGCAGGACAGGCAGCCGTATTCCCGGATGGCACCTCCAGCAATGAGGATATGAAAAGCCAGTTGCTCCACGCCATCGCCAACCTGGAACAGGTGATTGCAACAGCCGGCTATTCACCCAAAGGTATTGTCAGATTAAACATCTACACAACCTCCTCAGCAGACCTCTGGCCCCACTTCCCCCTACTACAGGCGTGGATTGAAAAACATGGCATCCGGCAGGCGACCACCCTCATGGAAGTAAGATCTCTTTTCGAAACATTGCAGGTAGAACTGGAAGCTACAGTAGTAAAATAA